From Jiangella mangrovi:
GGTGCACCAGCTGCGGGGCCAGCCCCACCAGCGCGACGGCGATGGCGATGACCAGCCAGATGCCCGGCAGGTGCGCCATCGAGGCGCCGAACAGCGTGCCGAACACGCTCGCGTCGTCCAGCGCCAGGGACGCCGTGACGGCCAGCCCCAGCCCGCCGGCCAGCATGAGCAGCAGGCTGCCGCCCAGCGCGACGGCGATGTGGCTGCCCGCGAACCGGACCCGCGACACCGCCGTCGCCAGCACCGGCTCGGCCCGCCCGGCGGTCTCCTCGCTGCGCAGCCGCAGCACCGCCGTCAGCCCGTAGGCGGCCGCGAGCAGCGCCAGCATGAGCACGACGATGGCCATGAAGCCGTCGATCAGGGTGTCGGCGTCGCCCAGCATGTCCTGCAGCGCCGAGTTGTCCGAGACGAACTCCTCGATCGACGACGCCAGGCTGCCGTAGGCGAGGCCGAACACCAGCAGCCCGACCCCCCAGCCGATGAGCCCGCCGCGCTGCAGCCGCATCGCCAGGCCGAACGGCGACGACAGCCCGGCGCCGGCCCGCGGGTGGCCGGCCCGCGGCGGGACCAGGCCGGCCCCGACGTCGCGGCGGCTGGTGGTGGCGAACGCCAGCGCGACCAGCACCGCCGTCAGCGCCACGGACAGCAGCAACGGCCACCACCGGTCGTCGACGTACACCTGGGTGCGCTGGGCCCAGCCGATCGGCGAGATCCAGGACAGCGCCGCGTTGCCGACGTCGCCGATGGCGCGCAGCGCGAACGCCACGCCCACGGCGGCCGCCCCGAGCCCCGTCGCCGCCCGGGCGTGCTCGGTCACCTGGGCGGCCAGCGCGCCCACCCCGGTGAAGACGAGGCCGACCGAGGCCACGGCGGCCCCGAACAGCAGCGAGCTCGACGGCGACAGCTCGGCCAGCGTGGGAGGCATGAGCACCGCGAGCAGCAGGCCGATCAGCAGGTTCGCGCCGGCGACGACGGTGAACGCGGCGGTCGTGG
This genomic window contains:
- a CDS encoding ABC transporter permease — its product is MSVATADPRPRQHAAARSGGSTLTGTGTMIRFILRRDRVRLPIWIGAIVLSVVGSLPAFPETYPTAADRQARAELLNNPATVALTGPGYGTDDYTFGAMTANELLGFVAIAMALMSVLLMVRHTRAEEETGRTELLRAGVLGRHATTTAAFTVVAGANLLIGLLLAVLMPPTLAELSPSSSLLFGAAVASVGLVFTGVGALAAQVTEHARAATGLGAAAVGVAFALRAIGDVGNAALSWISPIGWAQRTQVYVDDRWWPLLLSVALTAVLVALAFATTSRRDVGAGLVPPRAGHPRAGAGLSSPFGLAMRLQRGGLIGWGVGLLVFGLAYGSLASSIEEFVSDNSALQDMLGDADTLIDGFMAIVVLMLALLAAAYGLTAVLRLRSEETAGRAEPVLATAVSRVRFAGSHIAVALGGSLLLMLAGGLGLAVTASLALDDASVFGTLFGASMAHLPGIWLVIAIAVALVGLAPQLVHLSWVVLTYGVVVGVLGGFFQFPDWVTKISPFEAASHLPGGDPGKVALVIMVVLAVALLGIGLLGFRRRDLTTT